A region from the Catellatospora sp. TT07R-123 genome encodes:
- a CDS encoding RNA polymerase sigma factor, translating into MSSSAYRGAATASAVAAAAAESYPRIVATLIRLTGDWTLAEDCAQDALAQAVQRWGDGVPDNPGGWLMTVARNRALDVLRRAAVERRKLHDLAVLARTEPEADPADGGEVVDDRLRLIFTCCHPALPPEARVALTLRTICGVPTADIARAFLSTESAMTRRLTRAKTKIAQAGIPYRVPEGAALAERLPGVLAVLYLLFTHGYNPDGEPAFAQEAIRLARLLAQLMPDQPEVRALLALFLLQHSRRAARRDGQGRLVTLDRQDRSRWDRPAIVEGLALLEGVPGDGPYAVQARIAACHAAAPTPAATDWTRIAGCYDELMRREPSPVIELNRAVAHGHAHGPAAGLALLARARAGGALDDYPHTIAVEAHLTARNGDHGRAAELFQRAAAAAHSEPERQALLERAEDELRDSRPGL; encoded by the coding sequence GTGAGCAGTTCCGCGTATCGGGGGGCCGCGACGGCTTCGGCCGTCGCGGCCGCGGCGGCGGAGTCATACCCCCGCATCGTCGCGACCCTGATCCGGCTGACGGGAGACTGGACGCTGGCCGAGGACTGCGCGCAGGACGCGCTGGCGCAGGCGGTGCAGCGGTGGGGCGACGGCGTGCCGGACAACCCGGGCGGCTGGCTGATGACGGTGGCCCGCAACCGGGCCCTGGACGTGCTGCGCCGGGCCGCCGTCGAGCGGCGCAAGCTGCACGACCTGGCCGTCCTGGCCCGCACCGAGCCCGAGGCGGACCCGGCCGACGGCGGCGAGGTCGTCGACGACCGGCTGCGGCTGATCTTCACCTGCTGCCACCCGGCGCTGCCGCCGGAGGCGCGGGTGGCGCTGACCCTGCGGACCATCTGCGGGGTGCCGACCGCCGACATCGCGCGGGCGTTCCTGAGCACCGAGTCGGCGATGACCCGGCGGCTGACCAGGGCGAAGACGAAGATCGCACAGGCGGGCATCCCGTATCGGGTGCCGGAGGGCGCGGCGCTGGCCGAGCGCCTGCCGGGCGTGCTCGCGGTGCTGTACCTGCTGTTCACGCACGGGTACAACCCCGACGGCGAACCCGCGTTCGCGCAGGAGGCGATCCGGCTGGCCCGGCTGCTGGCCCAGCTGATGCCCGACCAGCCCGAGGTGCGGGCGCTGCTGGCGCTGTTCCTGCTCCAGCACTCGCGCCGAGCGGCGCGGCGCGACGGGCAGGGGCGGCTGGTGACGCTGGACCGGCAGGACCGCTCGCGGTGGGACCGGCCCGCGATCGTGGAGGGGCTGGCGCTGCTGGAGGGGGTGCCGGGCGACGGGCCGTACGCGGTGCAGGCCCGGATCGCGGCCTGCCACGCCGCCGCCCCGACGCCCGCCGCGACCGACTGGACGCGGATCGCGGGCTGCTACGACGAGCTGATGCGCCGCGAGCCGAGCCCGGTGATCGAGCTGAACCGGGCGGTCGCGCACGGGCACGCCCACGGTCCGGCGGCCGGGTTGGCGCTGCTGGCGCGGGCGCGGGCGGGCGGGGCACTGGACGACTACCCGCACACGATCGCGGTCGAGGCGCACCTCACCGCCCGTAATGGTGATCATGGACGGGCGGCGGAGCTGTTCCAGCGGGCGGCCGCGGCCGCGCACAGCGAGCCGGAGCGGCAGGCGCTGCTGGAGCGGGCCGAGGACGAGCTGCGGGATTCCCGTCCTGGCCTGTGA
- a CDS encoding YciI family protein has translation MKYMMFVCTDGEPDTDAAPEPDIDQWVAENDTAGRRLRGHVLAPLSTATTVRVRHGQLLVSDGPFAETKEIIVGFDLLECADLDEAIEVARTHPMARGGRIELRPFADFEQ, from the coding sequence GTGAAGTACATGATGTTCGTCTGCACCGATGGCGAGCCTGACACCGACGCCGCGCCGGAGCCCGACATCGACCAGTGGGTGGCCGAGAACGACACCGCCGGGCGGCGGCTGCGCGGCCACGTGCTCGCGCCGCTGTCGACGGCGACGACCGTGCGGGTGCGCCACGGGCAGCTGCTGGTCTCCGACGGCCCGTTCGCCGAGACCAAGGAGATCATCGTCGGGTTCGACCTGCTGGAGTGCGCCGATCTGGACGAGGCGATCGAGGTGGCCCGCACCCACCCGATGGCCCGGGGCGGCCGGATCGAGTTGCGGCCGTTCGCCGACTTCGAGCAGTGA
- a CDS encoding beta-1,3-glucanase family protein produces the protein MRTRHLLGTLAALALAVPAAAVTATPAAAIGPNPLPVTVTNNTGRGDATFLYVLGVNLSTGRLGYVNSAGTFTAWSGGQLPPSPAPDVSIAGPGNGGSTTIRFPRGFSGRVYFSFGEKLKFFLTPDGLVQPAPWASGDPNYNILFDWSEFTYNDAGLWLNSSQVDMFAIPHAVTVTGATGVTKRTGDVVSDGRNKTINSIKAQSGWANTVYTRSDGTVLRALSPGKAAGAGLFSATYLDSYITSAWNAYASKTLTVVPFADQPNTKYFGRTSGNVMNFTNSSGAQVASFNKPSSANVWGCDGNLAAPNDQVVGPISRTLCAALNRGTLGTVDTQPSTNAAQFYQNSPTNQYAKIIHANMVDGKAYAFAFDDVGAFESLVNDGDPRSASIILSPFGAGGGGGGGIPSNTWNTVISKNSGKCVDARSSGTANGTAIQQYTCNNSYAQQYQFQPTDSGYVRINNRNNSAQVLDVTGVSTADGALINLWSYVGGGNQQWLPVDEGGGYYHFVARHSGKCLDVPAASTADSVQLQQYTCNGTAAQSFRLAAQP, from the coding sequence ATGCGTACCCGACACCTACTCGGCACCCTCGCCGCCCTGGCCCTGGCCGTGCCCGCGGCCGCCGTCACGGCGACGCCCGCCGCCGCGATCGGGCCCAACCCGCTCCCGGTCACCGTCACCAACAACACCGGCCGCGGCGACGCGACCTTCCTGTACGTCCTCGGCGTCAACCTGTCCACCGGCCGCCTCGGCTACGTGAACTCGGCCGGCACCTTCACCGCCTGGAGCGGCGGCCAGCTCCCGCCCTCCCCCGCCCCCGACGTCTCCATCGCCGGACCGGGCAACGGCGGCAGCACGACCATCCGGTTCCCGCGCGGCTTCTCCGGCCGGGTCTACTTCTCCTTCGGCGAGAAGCTGAAGTTCTTCCTGACCCCGGACGGGCTGGTCCAGCCGGCGCCGTGGGCCTCGGGCGACCCGAACTACAACATCCTGTTCGACTGGAGCGAGTTCACCTACAACGACGCCGGGCTGTGGCTCAACAGCTCGCAGGTGGACATGTTCGCCATCCCGCACGCGGTGACCGTCACCGGCGCGACCGGGGTCACCAAGCGCACCGGCGACGTGGTCAGCGACGGCCGCAACAAGACCATCAACTCGATCAAGGCGCAGTCCGGGTGGGCCAACACGGTCTACACCCGCTCCGACGGCACCGTGCTGCGGGCCCTGTCCCCGGGCAAGGCGGCCGGGGCCGGGCTGTTCAGCGCCACGTACCTGGACTCCTACATCACCTCGGCTTGGAACGCGTACGCGTCCAAGACGCTGACGGTGGTGCCGTTCGCCGACCAGCCCAACACCAAGTACTTCGGGCGCACCAGCGGCAACGTCATGAACTTCACCAACTCCTCCGGCGCGCAGGTGGCCTCGTTCAACAAGCCCAGCAGCGCCAACGTGTGGGGCTGCGACGGCAACCTGGCCGCCCCGAACGACCAGGTCGTCGGCCCGATCTCGCGCACGCTGTGCGCGGCGCTGAACCGGGGCACGCTGGGCACGGTCGACACCCAGCCGAGCACCAACGCGGCGCAGTTCTACCAGAACAGCCCCACCAACCAGTACGCGAAGATCATCCATGCGAACATGGTCGACGGTAAGGCGTACGCGTTCGCGTTCGACGACGTGGGCGCGTTCGAGTCGCTGGTCAACGACGGCGACCCGCGTTCGGCGAGCATCATCCTCAGCCCGTTCGGCGCGGGTGGCGGCGGTGGCGGCGGCATCCCGTCGAACACCTGGAACACCGTCATCAGCAAGAACAGCGGCAAGTGCGTCGACGCGCGCTCGTCGGGCACCGCCAACGGCACCGCCATCCAGCAGTACACCTGCAACAACAGCTACGCCCAGCAGTACCAGTTCCAGCCGACCGACAGCGGCTACGTGCGGATCAACAACCGCAACAACTCCGCACAGGTGCTGGACGTGACCGGCGTGTCCACCGCCGACGGCGCCTTGATCAACCTGTGGAGCTATGTCGGCGGCGGCAACCAGCAGTGGCTGCCGGTCGACGAGGGCGGCGGCTACTACCACTTCGTGGCCCGCCACAGCGGCAAGTGCCTGGACGTCCCCGCGGCGTCCACGGCCGACAGCGTGCAGTTGCAGCAGTACACCTGCAACGGCACCGCGGCGCAGTCGTTCCGCCTGGCCGCGCAGCCCTGA
- a CDS encoding N-acetylmuramoyl-L-alanine amidase, with protein MAPRFPLRRLALLTTAGLALGTAAVPMPAGAEPAPENRQATYQAAADEFGVPVDILLGVSYLESRWDVNTGEPSTSGGFGPMHLTDVDYVAALPVPAQDEAPEDGRGDDSRPMPVGHPTEAPAPSSESLRTLAAAADLTGLDEAALRTDATANIRGGAALLASYQQQLQAPAGAASDPAAWYGAVARYSGADNEAAAAAFADEVYTTIAEGAARTTDDGAALTLGARSVVADHGWLSRLHLPRLERPDGIECPIDVSCEWLPAPYAKYGPGSGDYGNHDLGNRPQSQRIEYIVIHDTEASWATTLKLVNDPTYLAWHYSLRSVDGHIAQHVKAKDVGWHAGNWYVNAKSIGLEHEGFAAQGSWYTESLYRTSAKLVRHLALRLGIPLDRQHIIGHDNVPGTTSSTVAGMHWDPGPYWDWSHYFDLMKAPFRGLPDVLAGHAGLVTLNPDYATNQPAFTGCTGAASNPCPLRPSSAVILRTAPDLTAPLVRDPGRCGTKASTMVVSDHCARASAGQTFAVAERSGDWTAIWYLGQKAWFRNADAGPRWNIGFVVELKPGLASTPVYGRAYPEAAAYPAGVPVQAVSPFSQYTFAAGQRYAAGPVLTSEYYRAATFDWSAPGDGTVIRGTDKYVQIQFGQRIAYVKLADVVIRPSVL; from the coding sequence GTGGCACCCCGATTCCCCCTGCGCCGATTGGCGCTGCTCACGACCGCCGGGCTCGCCCTCGGCACCGCCGCGGTCCCCATGCCGGCCGGTGCCGAACCAGCCCCGGAGAACCGCCAGGCCACCTACCAGGCCGCCGCCGACGAGTTCGGCGTACCGGTGGACATCCTGCTGGGCGTCTCCTATCTGGAGTCGCGCTGGGACGTCAACACCGGTGAGCCCAGCACCTCCGGCGGCTTCGGCCCGATGCACCTGACCGACGTCGACTACGTCGCCGCCCTGCCCGTGCCGGCGCAGGACGAGGCGCCCGAGGACGGCCGGGGCGACGACAGCCGCCCCATGCCCGTCGGCCACCCGACGGAAGCGCCCGCTCCCAGCAGCGAGTCGCTGCGTACGCTGGCCGCCGCGGCGGACCTGACCGGGCTGGACGAGGCCGCGCTGCGCACCGACGCGACCGCCAACATCCGCGGCGGCGCGGCGCTGCTGGCCTCGTACCAGCAGCAGCTTCAGGCGCCGGCCGGCGCCGCCAGCGACCCCGCCGCCTGGTACGGCGCCGTCGCCCGCTACTCCGGCGCCGACAACGAGGCCGCCGCAGCCGCGTTCGCCGACGAGGTGTACACCACCATCGCCGAGGGCGCCGCCCGCACCACCGACGACGGTGCCGCGCTGACTCTGGGCGCCCGCAGCGTCGTGGCGGACCACGGCTGGCTGTCGCGGCTGCACCTGCCGCGGCTGGAGCGGCCCGACGGCATCGAGTGCCCGATCGACGTCTCCTGCGAGTGGCTGCCCGCGCCGTACGCGAAGTACGGGCCGGGCAGCGGCGACTACGGCAACCACGACCTGGGCAACCGCCCGCAGTCGCAGCGCATCGAGTACATCGTCATCCACGACACCGAGGCGAGCTGGGCCACCACCCTGAAGCTGGTCAACGACCCGACCTACCTGGCCTGGCACTACTCGCTGCGCTCGGTCGACGGCCACATCGCCCAGCACGTCAAGGCCAAGGACGTCGGCTGGCACGCGGGCAACTGGTACGTCAACGCCAAGTCCATCGGCCTGGAGCACGAGGGCTTCGCCGCCCAGGGCAGCTGGTACACCGAGTCGCTGTACCGGACCTCGGCCAAGCTGGTGCGCCACCTGGCGCTGCGCCTGGGCATCCCGCTGGACCGCCAGCACATCATCGGCCACGACAACGTCCCCGGCACCACCAGCTCGACCGTCGCCGGGATGCACTGGGACCCGGGCCCGTACTGGGACTGGTCGCACTACTTCGACCTGATGAAGGCGCCGTTCCGGGGCCTGCCGGACGTGCTGGCCGGCCACGCGGGCCTGGTCACCCTGAACCCGGACTACGCCACCAACCAGCCCGCCTTCACCGGCTGCACCGGCGCGGCGAGCAACCCGTGCCCGCTGCGCCCCAGCTCCGCGGTGATCCTGCGGACCGCCCCGGACCTGACCGCGCCGCTGGTGCGCGACCCCGGCCGGTGCGGCACCAAGGCCAGCACCATGGTCGTCAGCGACCACTGCGCCCGCGCCTCGGCCGGGCAGACGTTCGCGGTGGCCGAGCGCTCCGGCGACTGGACCGCGATCTGGTACCTGGGCCAGAAGGCCTGGTTCCGCAACGCCGACGCCGGGCCGCGCTGGAACATCGGCTTCGTGGTCGAGCTCAAGCCGGGCCTGGCCAGCACGCCGGTGTACGGCCGGGCCTACCCGGAGGCGGCGGCCTACCCGGCCGGGGTGCCCGTGCAGGCGGTCAGCCCGTTCTCGCAGTACACCTTCGCGGCCGGGCAGCGCTACGCGGCCGGACCGGTGCTGACCTCGGAGTACTACCGCGCGGCCACGTTCGACTGGTCGGCGCCCGGTGACGGCACCGTGATCCGCGGAACGGACAAATATGTGCAGATCCAGTTCGGACAGCGCATCGCGTACGTCAAACTCGCCGATGTGGTGATCCGCCCCTCGGTGCTCTGA
- a CDS encoding transglycosylase domain-containing protein, with translation MRKRPVDVLVNLAYLLICGLLAGVVVAAAVFPAAALSGYAAEIGGHALGRLPDDLIVKRSPQISYLYAADGKTLLASIYDENRRDVPMSEIPLVVRQAILAAEDQAFYKHDGVDLKGIARAFIANKQAGEVQQGASTLTMQFVRLSISYAADTPQEVVDATEDTPQRKIREMRYALAIEQRLTKDEILEGYLNTAYFGNRAYGIYAAAQVYFDKEPRDLTLPEAAFVAALVKFPGDFDAITHKGEELAVDRRNYVLDEMAQTKVITDAQAAAAKAEPLKVDGKFTPNGCVQTTNIKWGFFCDFFQRWWVQQEVFGATTFDRERALRSGGYRIVTSLDPVTQSAMDRSIDRALTKNPDLDKGRWAYKSDAVMLAGVEPGTGKVRGLAVNRNFRLDSKIKPTNGLASNPVLARRGIRGSYPNTTNPLITGSADLGGYQPGSVMKIFTLTSALENGFPLSYTINTTAPYVSHTRITGSPSCGGRWCPTNSGGKSWGAMNMWTGFGNSVNTYFVPLFERVGGTKVIDTAQRMGLTFHDNPNVDVDDYYWSQHAELWGPFTLGASDHTPLQIANAFATLAADGLYCEPIPVDAVYNSRGEKIDAADPRCTQNLPVDVARAAIDAARCPIGDQSLYGRCNGTTARDSKEIIGKYIAGKTGTTDNSKSVTLTITTKQLAISGFFTDPDWAQVNHKMSHRVVNPAVQYAMKWAMQDKPSVQFSKPGNQKVVFGNSPPPQPKPSAQPKSSTKPKPSAQPKPSVQPSPLTPPPPADGNAPVLPDALAPVLRRLLP, from the coding sequence ATGCGTAAGCGCCCCGTAGACGTCCTGGTCAACCTCGCCTACCTACTGATCTGCGGCCTGCTCGCCGGAGTGGTGGTGGCTGCCGCGGTGTTCCCGGCCGCCGCCCTGTCCGGCTACGCCGCGGAGATCGGCGGCCACGCCCTCGGCCGGCTGCCCGACGACCTGATCGTCAAGCGTTCGCCCCAGATCAGCTACCTGTACGCCGCCGACGGCAAGACCCTGCTGGCCAGCATCTACGACGAGAACCGGCGCGACGTGCCGATGTCGGAGATCCCGCTGGTCGTGCGGCAGGCGATCCTGGCCGCCGAGGACCAGGCGTTCTACAAGCACGACGGCGTCGACCTCAAGGGCATCGCGCGCGCGTTCATCGCGAACAAGCAGGCCGGCGAGGTCCAGCAGGGCGCCTCCACGCTGACCATGCAGTTCGTCCGCCTGTCCATCTCGTACGCGGCCGACACCCCGCAGGAGGTGGTGGACGCCACCGAGGACACGCCCCAGCGCAAGATCCGCGAGATGCGGTACGCGCTCGCCATCGAGCAGCGGCTGACCAAGGACGAGATCCTGGAGGGCTATCTCAACACCGCCTACTTCGGCAACCGGGCCTACGGCATCTACGCCGCAGCGCAGGTCTACTTCGACAAGGAGCCGCGGGACCTGACGCTGCCCGAGGCGGCGTTCGTGGCCGCGCTGGTCAAGTTCCCCGGCGACTTCGACGCCATCACGCACAAGGGCGAGGAGCTGGCCGTCGACCGGCGCAACTACGTGCTGGACGAGATGGCGCAGACGAAGGTCATCACGGACGCGCAGGCGGCCGCGGCCAAGGCCGAGCCGCTGAAGGTCGACGGCAAGTTCACCCCGAACGGCTGCGTGCAGACCACGAACATCAAGTGGGGCTTCTTCTGCGACTTCTTCCAGCGCTGGTGGGTGCAGCAGGAGGTCTTCGGCGCCACCACCTTCGACCGGGAGCGGGCGCTGCGCTCGGGCGGCTACCGCATCGTCACCTCGCTCGACCCGGTCACCCAGAGCGCGATGGACCGCAGCATCGACCGGGCCCTGACCAAGAACCCGGACCTGGACAAGGGCCGCTGGGCGTACAAGTCCGACGCGGTGATGCTGGCCGGGGTGGAGCCCGGCACCGGCAAGGTGCGCGGGCTGGCGGTCAACCGCAACTTCCGGCTGGACAGCAAGATCAAGCCGACCAACGGCCTCGCGTCCAACCCGGTGCTGGCCCGGCGGGGCATCCGGGGCAGCTACCCGAACACCACCAACCCGCTCATCACCGGTAGCGCGGACCTGGGCGGCTACCAGCCCGGCTCGGTGATGAAGATCTTCACGCTGACCTCGGCGCTGGAGAACGGGTTCCCGCTGTCGTACACCATCAACACGACCGCGCCGTACGTGTCCCACACCCGGATCACCGGCAGCCCGAGCTGCGGCGGGCGCTGGTGCCCGACCAACTCCGGCGGCAAGTCCTGGGGCGCGATGAACATGTGGACCGGGTTCGGCAACTCGGTCAACACGTACTTCGTGCCGCTGTTCGAGCGGGTCGGCGGTACGAAGGTGATCGACACCGCCCAGCGGATGGGCTTGACCTTCCACGACAACCCGAACGTCGACGTCGACGACTACTACTGGTCGCAGCACGCCGAGCTGTGGGGCCCGTTCACCCTCGGCGCCTCCGACCATACCCCGCTCCAGATCGCCAACGCGTTCGCGACGCTGGCCGCCGACGGCCTGTACTGCGAGCCGATCCCGGTCGACGCGGTCTACAACAGCCGGGGCGAGAAGATCGACGCCGCCGACCCGCGGTGCACCCAGAACCTGCCGGTCGACGTGGCGCGGGCCGCCATCGACGCGGCCCGGTGCCCCATCGGCGACCAGTCGCTGTACGGCCGCTGCAACGGCACCACCGCCCGCGACTCCAAGGAGATCATCGGCAAGTACATCGCGGGCAAGACCGGCACCACCGACAACTCCAAGTCGGTGACCCTGACGATCACCACCAAGCAGCTGGCCATCTCCGGCTTCTTCACCGACCCGGACTGGGCCCAGGTCAACCACAAGATGTCGCACCGGGTGGTCAACCCGGCCGTGCAGTACGCCATGAAGTGGGCCATGCAGGACAAGCCGAGCGTCCAGTTCAGCAAGCCCGGCAACCAGAAGGTCGTGTTCGGCAACTCGCCGCCGCCCCAGCCCAAGCCGAGCGCCCAGCCCAAGTCCAGCACCAAGCCCAAGCCCAGCGCCCAGCCCAAGCCGAGCGTCCAGCCCAGCCCGCTGACCCCGCCGCCGCCCGCCGACGGCAACGCGCCGGTGCTCCCGGACGCCCTGGCCCCGGTGCTCCGGCGGCTGCTGCCCTGA
- a CDS encoding nuclear transport factor 2 family protein: protein MNASTREVVAAYVHRMAQGDQPGVRELFAEHDECDSPAAAAGPWHASRSLAADFLRTRLPGHELGRSGFEAERTLVDGESAVVVGRFTHAVRPGDRTLSTPVAMWLTVSEGLIRSLHLYEDTSSLVARINGKRLLPTFTAPAVAALTPA, encoded by the coding sequence ATGAACGCCAGCACCCGCGAGGTCGTGGCGGCGTACGTGCACCGGATGGCGCAGGGCGACCAGCCCGGCGTACGGGAGCTGTTCGCCGAGCACGACGAGTGCGACTCCCCCGCCGCGGCGGCCGGGCCGTGGCACGCCAGCCGCAGCCTCGCCGCCGACTTCCTGCGTACCCGCCTGCCAGGCCACGAGCTGGGGCGCAGCGGATTCGAGGCCGAGCGCACGCTCGTGGACGGCGAGTCGGCCGTGGTCGTGGGCCGGTTCACCCACGCGGTACGGCCCGGCGACCGCACCCTGAGCACGCCGGTGGCGATGTGGCTGACCGTGTCGGAGGGCCTGATCCGCTCGCTGCACCTGTACGAGGACACGTCCTCGCTGGTCGCCCGGATCAACGGCAAGCGCCTGCTGCCGACCTTCACCGCGCCGGCCGTCGCCGCGCTGACTCCCGCCTGA
- a CDS encoding anthranilate synthase family protein — protein MTFDFAHPYCLVHNQGTVSYTTGSILRTRQLADVPRSTGLPVISMVPYTQLRERGYVCHDGDEPIISLVPTEHRDVDLASFADADTPVRIGGEPVYTPDDAEFEAVVQRVIDQEICRGEGSNFLLSRRCDIDITDFGPDVAHAIFARLARNEFGAYLTFCFFDGERYFIGSSPERHLTYRHGTVTMNPICGTLPRSALHSRADLVQFLADPKEINELFQVVDEELKMMSRICREGGVVHGPYLKEMSALVHTEYVLEGTSTMAPIDAFRESMFAATMIGSPLENAARVIHRHESESRRYYSSALLITGREDDGEEWLDSAITIRTMEVERSGHAVIRSGASIVRDSVPWKETREVRAKAEGMLTAITGAQSPGRFLHQYVDPFVTDVLQLRNKYLSRFWTDRQTDDRYASPQLIGRTVLIIDNEDQFTEMLKHTLEHLGMKVTMSDYRDPEIALDGYDLVLVGPGPGDPNDLAMPKIARLHELTGQLLARGIPFLAVCLGHQILSRSLGMAVAAVDPPMQGVQETVDLFGRSEPVGFYNTFFAGAPAEVPAGVEVAAEADGRVIALRSERFYSFQFHVESVLTTNCITILREALLWLLR, from the coding sequence ATGACGTTCGACTTCGCGCATCCCTACTGCCTGGTCCACAACCAGGGGACCGTGTCGTATACGACCGGCTCGATCCTGCGCACCAGGCAGCTCGCCGACGTCCCGCGGTCGACCGGCCTGCCGGTGATCAGCATGGTCCCCTACACCCAGCTGCGCGAGCGCGGCTACGTCTGCCACGACGGCGACGAGCCGATCATCTCGCTCGTGCCCACCGAGCACCGCGACGTCGACCTGGCCTCCTTCGCCGACGCCGACACGCCGGTGCGCATCGGCGGCGAGCCGGTCTACACCCCGGACGACGCGGAGTTCGAGGCGGTCGTCCAGCGGGTCATCGACCAGGAGATCTGCCGGGGCGAGGGCTCCAACTTCCTGCTGTCGCGCCGCTGCGACATCGACATCACCGACTTCGGCCCGGACGTGGCCCACGCGATCTTCGCGCGGCTGGCCCGCAACGAGTTCGGCGCCTACCTGACGTTCTGCTTCTTCGACGGCGAGCGCTACTTCATCGGGTCCTCGCCGGAGCGGCACCTGACCTACCGGCACGGCACCGTCACCATGAACCCGATCTGCGGCACGCTGCCGCGTTCGGCGCTGCACTCCCGGGCCGACCTGGTGCAGTTCCTGGCCGACCCCAAGGAGATCAACGAGCTGTTCCAGGTCGTCGACGAGGAACTGAAGATGATGTCGCGCATCTGCCGCGAGGGCGGCGTGGTGCACGGGCCGTACCTCAAGGAGATGAGCGCGCTCGTCCACACGGAGTATGTGCTGGAGGGGACGTCGACGATGGCCCCGATCGACGCGTTCCGCGAGTCGATGTTCGCCGCCACGATGATCGGCAGCCCGCTGGAGAACGCCGCCCGGGTGATCCACCGGCACGAGTCGGAGTCGCGCCGCTACTACTCCTCGGCCCTGCTCATCACCGGCCGCGAGGACGACGGCGAGGAGTGGCTCGACAGCGCGATCACCATCCGCACCATGGAGGTCGAGCGCAGCGGCCACGCGGTGATCCGCTCGGGCGCCAGCATCGTGCGCGACTCGGTGCCGTGGAAGGAGACCCGCGAGGTCCGGGCCAAGGCCGAGGGCATGCTGACCGCCATCACGGGCGCGCAGTCGCCCGGCCGGTTCCTGCACCAGTACGTCGACCCGTTCGTCACCGACGTGCTCCAGCTGCGCAACAAGTACCTGTCGCGGTTCTGGACCGACCGGCAGACCGACGACCGCTACGCCTCACCGCAGCTCATCGGCCGGACCGTGCTGATCATCGACAACGAGGACCAGTTCACCGAGATGCTCAAGCACACGCTGGAGCACCTCGGCATGAAGGTGACGATGTCCGACTACCGCGACCCCGAGATCGCGCTGGACGGATACGACCTCGTGCTGGTCGGGCCCGGCCCCGGCGACCCCAACGACCTGGCCATGCCGAAGATCGCCCGGCTGCACGAGCTGACCGGGCAGCTGCTCGCCCGCGGCATCCCGTTCCTGGCGGTGTGCCTGGGCCACCAGATCCTGTCGCGCTCGCTGGGCATGGCGGTGGCGGCGGTGGATCCGCCGATGCAGGGCGTCCAGGAGACGGTGGATCTGTTCGGGCGCAGCGAGCCGGTCGGCTTCTACAACACGTTCTTCGCCGGTGCTCCGGCGGAGGTCCCGGCCGGGGTCGAGGTCGCGGCGGAGGCCGACGGCCGGGTGATCGCGCTGCGGTCGGAGAGGTTCTACAGCTTCCAGTTCCACGTCGAGTCGGTGCTGACCACCAACTGCATCACGATCCTGCGCGAGGCGCTGTTGTGGCTGCTGCGGTGA